Sequence from the Thermodesulfobacteriota bacterium genome:
CCGGCAGCACCGGCAGGTATCGGTAATATGGTACCTATATGCTGCGTATAATCCAAATCCGCCAGTGTCGCTGTCCCATCAGTCGTGGTGTATGAAGCATTAACAGCCATGGATCTGGCCACATCCATCGTCACCGAAAACGTAACATTAGATCCTTCAGCGGCAGATGGACTGTCAACCGTCATGCCAAACTGATCATCATTATTAATTGTTCCGGTGCCCGTGGCGGGAATGCCATCCCAATGAGGTGGCAAGCTGGTTACGGAAACCGAAAACGTCTCGTCTGCCTCAACCATTGTATCTGCCGTGGTAGGCACATTAAAGGTGTAAGTGGTGCCTATTGAAGAAGGAGGAAGAAACGTAAAAGGAAGCGGCGTACTATCATAATCAGTCCCGCCACCCGTTGCCGTTACATCAGTTAGGTTAAGTGTTACCGGCACTGCCACATCAACTTCAGTGTTCAGTGTGACCGTGAATTGAATATCAGAACCTTCATCGTTCGCTGCGTTGTTTACTGTTATGTTAAATGTGTCATCATTGGTAATCGTGCCTGTAGCGGGTCCTGTTACAGTATCTCCATCTAGAGGAGTCAAGGTAACCGTGAAAGTCTCATCAGCTTCAACTTTGGTATCTCCAGTGACAGTTACATCAAATGTATCTGTAGCTCCAACGGTTTGACCATTGTTAAATGTTACTGTACCTGTGGCATCAGAATAGTCTCCGTCACTCGTTGTAGCTGTTCCATCAGATGTCGCATAATCAAATCTGCTAATAGGGGAAACAGTGCCACTGGTAATAGTAACAGTGAAAGTATATATTGTTGGGCCTGCATTACCCTCTACAACAGATGGGGCACCGATAGATACTTCTATAGCCGCTGCACTGCCCGCAAAACAAAACACACCCATGAATAAACTGAGGAAGGCGATGGTCATGATCTGCCAACGTACCGCTTTCCTACCCATCGTTTTTGAATTTTTATGTGTTAGGTTGTGTAACATTTTAATTCTCCTTCCTCTGAATTAAGTTCCCTTATTTTTTTATTTATCGCTTTATCTTTATCAGTAACAATTTAACATCCAACCCTTTCATTGGGATTCAAGGTTGGACGTTCGATGTTCGATGTTCATTCAAAACGCTTAGAACCTCTTCCTGTATCCCATCATAATTAAGGACCGTCCCTGGCCTACCGTTGAGTTAAAGAGCCCGTAAACCGAATAATCAAATAAATTAGAGGCGGTCATATCCAGGGAGGCTCCTCCGGCAATTCCGTTGCTGATGGCTGCCTGAGCCGCGTTATTATTGGCATCGCCTGCGTCATTCATGTTGTGGGACAGTTGTGCATTACCGCCGGGAGTCCAGTTCCAGTTGCCCACAACTTCCATATCAGCGGCTGCCGATGAATCTGTCAGCCAGTCGTAACTTGCCGGTGATGAAATATCATTGTCCTCCATAATCTGTCCCAATTCAACAACTGCGCCCTCGGCCTTGTAAAAGTTATGTCGGTATATCGCTTCGTTTCTTACAATCTGTAGTTCAATAACCGTATCATTGGTCGAAACCGTACCCAATAACGTAAGCAGAACTAAAATAATCAATACGATTACTATTGCCGAGCCTTGTTCATTATTAATATTTGAGATCATCTGTTTCATAAAAAATGTATCCTTTCATCACCATCAGGTTACAATTTGCTAAACATCCTGAGCCCTTACAAATACAACAGTGGAACTTCTGTTGCCGCGGCCGGTAATGGTGACTTCAATGACTTTAGTATTAGAGCTGGGTGTGGTCCCGTTTAAATTCTGTGTCACTGCCCCGGCAATGGTACCCGAATCGTCCCACACTGTCCACTGCATTTGATAATTACCGGCAACGGTTCCTGGAATAACGGGAGGAGGATGATTGCCAGGGGTTAACAAGGCGTCGGAATACGGTCGAAGCATAAGTGTTTCTACCAGATCCTGTCCCCATATGGACGCTTCCGTGCTTATCCTGGCACCTGTATTTCCGCCAGTGGATCTGATCTGCATGGTTCCCACGCCCAAAATTCCAATGGAAAATATGGCCAGGGCAATAAGAACCTCGATGAGGGTATAACCCCGTTCCTTATAAATACTTGTTTTATCTTTAATAGCATACATGAATTTTGCTCCTTTTGAGTCAGCGGTTAACAAGCCAGGCTTTCTGCCACTTTGCCTTTTCCTTTTACAAATTTCTACATACGATATCAGACGTTATCATCATTCGGCGAAACTGATCATTGGGGGAAAGCAAAATATTTGTTCCCTGCTGATTCTGATACGTCTGATTGTCGGTTTTCTTAAAAAACATAACAGGAACAGTCTGGCTGGACCTGGCTACCATTGTCACCTGGACCGACTTTACATTCGATGCATTCATTGGGTTTGACACCACATTTCCATTGGCATCAAGATAGACAAAATTGAGTGCATCTATAAATTCGGCTAAAGGCTGCAAACCGCCTCCCCCGTTGACTTCCCTTCCCAGGGAACCTGCTGCGTTAATGGCGTAACGCACATCCTCATCTGGATCGGTTACGTTTCCGTCTCCGTCAAGATCCATGGTAAAACGAAATGTATTGGCCTGCATGGTTACAATCCCTGCCCCTGCATTGGCAGGATCATATCCCGCCATCCTTATTTCCCTTTCCATGAGCTGCATTGCCCCTCTCAGGCTCTGCTGCATTTCAACCATGAGCTGCTGTGTCAGATGTGACTTTAGCTGTGTCATATACGTCGTATAGATCCCTGCAAGAAGGATAGAAGTTATTGCAAGTGCGACCATCAGTTCAATCAAAGTAAATCCTTTTCGCCAGTTTGATATTGCTTTCATCGTATCATTACCCTTTAATTGCATTTCTCTTTCCCCATTGCATATTTCATGGATCAGTTCCATGTTCCACCACCATCCGTACTTGTTCGGATGACTGTGCTGCCGGAGATTCTGAGCCTTATTTGCTTTAAAAAGAGATTTTGTGAAGTGCTTTGCAATTCAACAGACCCTATTCTACTTTGAATAGGAAGCCCCCTTGCATTAAACCCGCACCATGTGACCAGTCCGGTAAATATCGTCGCATTGGTGATATCCACGTCAGGCGGCATGGTTTCGCTTTTAAGCACTGTATCACCACCATCAATAATTCCATTAGCATTTGAATCACTAAATACGGTAAAGGTGTCACCTCCGGTATTGAAGTTAATAGAAACCGGAGTTTTTTCCTTAATCGCCATTAACCTTGCGTACTGCATAGCAGAATATACATCTCTTGCCCCACTGTTCAATCTATGCTTTGGTAAATGAGAAATAATATTCGGTATGGCTATGGCTGCGGTAATACCTATAATTCCGACAACAACCATTACTTCCATTAAGGTAAATCCTCTGTTTTTCTTCATTGACATCTTTTCCTTCATTTTGTTATCTCCTGGTATTAAACGCTACCATGAGTTATACAAAATATGTGCCATGTTGGTGACTTGTCACTATGACCGAATCTGAATTTAATAGCCATTTCCCTTTTAATCACCTAACTATTTTATATTGTTTAACATACTAACCTTATGCAACTGTCTTTCGGATTAAAAGATCACCTTTTAAACCAGACCGGCCATAATAATTATCACTTATACTATTAAACATTTTGTAAAACTATTAAATTTTTTAATAGTTTTACAAACGCCCACAGTTTGTTGGGTTTGCCTATTCTTCAGACAAAACGGAATAGTTCCTTCAGTATTACCTATTAGTATACTCTGTTGTGTTCTATATATTTGTTTGTCCGTGAGTGTCTGTGTGGCGCTTGCCAGGTCGAAGCATCGTTCGAAGCCTGGTCGGTGGCTAATTTTTTAAGCTATGCTTGGCGGATATAATCCACTGCATTTTTGAAGATGCGAATTCCGATGGTGGGATCTGGATCTATTTTTTGTTGGCGGCGTTTTTGTTTTTCTTTATGGCGGGTCCAGTCCGGATGGTTGGTGGGGTGATTGTAAGCTTCAGGATGGGGCATCAGGCCGAAAATCCGGCCGGTGGGGTCACATATGCCGGCGATATCCTGTAAAGATCCATTGGGGTTGAAAGGAAATTTGCCCTGTGCCGGTTTTCCGTCGGGAATGGCATAATACACCGCCACCTGGTGGTTCTCCACCAGACGGTCGATGGTTTTGCCATCCGAATAAAACTTGCCTTCACCGTGTCGCACCGGAAACTCAAGCTGATCAAGGCCGGTGGTAAAAATACAGGGGGATTTTTTATTGACCTTCAAGGTAACCCATCTGTCTATGAAATTACCGCAGTCGTTAAAGGTGATGGCCACGCTTCTTTTCTGGTAGTTCTTATCCAATCCGGGCAGAAGTCCCATATTGACGAGGGTCTGAAATCCATTACAAATTCCCAGTACCAGGTTTCCTTTATGGATAAATTCAAGTATATGTTCACCGATATTGGTTTTCATGCGAACCGCCTGAATCACCCCTGCGCCGTGATCATCGCCCCAGGAAAAACCGCCCCCGAATACCATGATTTTAAAATCATCCAGAATCACCGATCCGTCAATCAGGGAATTGATATGAACTCGGGTCACCTCTGCGCCGGCAAGCTCAAACGC
This genomic interval carries:
- a CDS encoding PilX N-terminal domain-containing pilus assembly protein; translation: MKQMISNINNEQGSAIVIVLIILVLLTLLGTVSTNDTVIELQIVRNEAIYRHNFYKAEGAVVELGQIMEDNDISSPASYDWLTDSSAAADMEVVGNWNWTPGGNAQLSHNMNDAGDANNNAAQAAISNGIAGGASLDMTASNLFDYSVYGLFNSTVGQGRSLIMMGYRKRF
- a CDS encoding prepilin-type N-terminal cleavage/methylation domain-containing protein — its product is MYAIKDKTSIYKERGYTLIEVLIALAIFSIGILGVGTMQIRSTGGNTGARISTEASIWGQDLVETLMLRPYSDALLTPGNHPPPVIPGTVAGNYQMQWTVWDDSGTIAGAVTQNLNGTTPSSNTKVIEVTITGRGNRSSTVVFVRAQDV
- a CDS encoding prepilin-type N-terminal cleavage/methylation domain-containing protein; this translates as MELIHEICNGEREMQLKGNDTMKAISNWRKGFTLIELMVALAITSILLAGIYTTYMTQLKSHLTQQLMVEMQQSLRGAMQLMEREIRMAGYDPANAGAGIVTMQANTFRFTMDLDGDGNVTDPDEDVRYAINAAGSLGREVNGGGGLQPLAEFIDALNFVYLDANGNVVSNPMNASNVKSVQVTMVARSSQTVPVMFFKKTDNQTYQNQQGTNILLSPNDQFRRMMITSDIVCRNL
- a CDS encoding GspH/FimT family pseudopilin; its protein translation is MKEKMSMKKNRGFTLMEVMVVVGIIGITAAIAIPNIISHLPKHRLNSGARDVYSAMQYARLMAIKEKTPVSINFNTGGDTFTVFSDSNANGIIDGGDTVLKSETMPPDVDITNATIFTGLVTWCGFNARGLPIQSRIGSVELQSTSQNLFLKQIRLRISGSTVIRTSTDGGGTWN
- a CDS encoding phosphoribosylformylglycinamidine synthase subunit PurQ yields the protein MKHSNTINVLVLTGYGLNCDNETAHAFELAGAEVTRVHINSLIDGSVILDDFKIMVFGGGFSWGDDHGAGVIQAVRMKTNIGEHILEFIHKGNLVLGICNGFQTLVNMGLLPGLDKNYQKRSVAITFNDCGNFIDRWVTLKVNKKSPCIFTTGLDQLEFPVRHGEGKFYSDGKTIDRLVENHQVAVYYAIPDGKPAQGKFPFNPNGSLQDIAGICDPTGRIFGLMPHPEAYNHPTNHPDWTRHKEKQKRRQQKIDPDPTIGIRIFKNAVDYIRQA